Below is a genomic region from Populus trichocarpa isolate Nisqually-1 chromosome 15, P.trichocarpa_v4.1, whole genome shotgun sequence.
TCTAAGTGAACTGTTTTCTGAATTAACAAATGATGTGGTGTGTAGGGTTAGTTTTGGCAAGAAGTACAGAGAGGGGGGTAGTGGGAGAAAATTTAAGAAACTATTGGAAGAGTTTGGTGCGGTATTAGGCGTTTTCAATGTTCGAGATTTCATTCCCTGGCTTGGTTGGATAAATTATCTGACAGGTTTAAATGTTAGAGTGGAATGGGTTTTTAAAGAATTTGATCGCTTTCTTGATGAAGTTATTGAAGAATTTAAGGCAAATAGGGTAGGTGTGAATGAGGATAAAATGAACTTTGTGGATGTTCTGcttgaaatccaaaaaaatagcaCAGATGGTGCTTCGATAGGCAGCGATAGCATAAAAGCCATCATTTTGGTAAGAAAACTAACTAGCCTAATTTGAATATATCTATGATACTGCTATGTTAATGTTGGTTTAAATTTTCTTCCACTTACAAAGTGATTTCTCTCTTATATCTATGATACTGCTATGTTAATGttagtttaaattttcttcCACTTACAAGGTGATTTCAATCTCATATTGGTTTCCATTAGAAAGGAAAACAGcaagttaaaataatttggatGTCTGATGTGTTTATACCCTCTTGTAGGATATGTTTGCAGCAGGAACTGATACAACACATACCGCCTTGGAATGGACAATGACGGAGTTGCTAAAACACCCCGAAGTTATGAAGAAAGCACAGGATGAGATTAGAAGGATCACCGGAAGCAAAATTAGTGTAACCCAGGATGATGTAGAGAAAACGCTATACTTGAAAGCAGTTATCAAGGAATCTCTTCGTTTACACCCACCAATTCCCACGCTTATTCCGCGAGAGTCAACCAAGGATGTCAAGGTACAGGGCTATGATATTCTAGCCAAAACCAGAGTAATCATCAATGCTTGGGCAATTGGGAGAGATCCTTCATCGTGGGAAAATCCAGATGAATTTAGACCAGAAAGGTTCTTAGAGAGTGCTATAGATTTCAAGGGAAATGACTTCCAATTCATTCCTTTTGGAGCTGGAAGAAGAGGTTGCCCAGGAACAACATTTGCTTCTTCTGTGATTGAGATTACGTTGGCTAGTCTTTTGCACAAGTTCAATTGGGCATTGCCTGGTGGAGCAAAACCTGAAGACTTGGATATAACAGAAGCTCCAGGGCTAGCCATCCATAGGAAATTCCCACTTGTTGTTATTGCAACTCCTCACTCTTTCTAGAGTGGAGAGGTCCTACTGTTACCATTGTGCTTAATTGGTATCCAAATATTCTACCTTCTACAGGAATAAttgttttgatctttatttcCTTCCTTCACCAATGAGGATCTCATAGTAATATTGTCACTTTTTCTGTAATAGAATAGAACTTGTTCTCCCAATGGTGAATGATGTTTTAGGATGATCTTATTGTTACAGTTACagagtaatataaaactattcttAAGACCTTATATAACAATTTAAGCTTTTGGGTGAGATGACTCGttaa
It encodes:
- the LOC7453811 gene encoding cytochrome P450 736A117, translated to MISSVYPEYSSKFVKMLEVHAMILHPYSLACLLFIFVTKWFFFNSARNKNLPPSPLKIPVVGNLLQLGLYPHRSLQSLAKRHGPLMLLHLGNAPTLVVSSADGAHEILRTHDVIFSNRPDSSIARRLLYDYKDLSLALYGEYWRQIRSICVAQLLSSKRVKLFHSIREEETALLVQNVELFSSRSLQVDLSELFSELTNDVVCRVSFGKKYREGGSGRKFKKLLEEFGAVLGVFNVRDFIPWLGWINYLTGLNVRVEWVFKEFDRFLDEVIEEFKANRVGVNEDKMNFVDVLLEIQKNSTDGASIGSDSIKAIILDMFAAGTDTTHTALEWTMTELLKHPEVMKKAQDEIRRITGSKISVTQDDVEKTLYLKAVIKESLRLHPPIPTLIPRESTKDVKVQGYDILAKTRVIINAWAIGRDPSSWENPDEFRPERFLESAIDFKGNDFQFIPFGAGRRGCPGTTFASSVIEITLASLLHKFNWALPGGAKPEDLDITEAPGLAIHRKFPLVVIATPHSF